From one candidate division KSB1 bacterium genomic stretch:
- a CDS encoding TonB-dependent receptor codes for MRRAGTIAAGVVLLYLLTVPCLMAGTTGKIEGIVRDRQTGEPLPGVNVILEQTTLGAATDQRGYFFIINVPPGIYNVTARMIGYATTTVRGVRVTVDLTTRVNFELEPTVVDLGREIIVEAERPLIQPEVTAKRNVYTAEMITNMPVNTVQDIMTLSSGIIQMEGYQNKIAGFDARGLDQTHVRGGRSGQIAYMIDGVYVEDAIYAGMGTQVNREAIDELTVITGAFDAEYGEAQSAVVNIVTKEGASRFSSMLEVNSGEVAGWMGSERDDLRNAHQALASVSGPLPFVKGLSFFLSGEQAYRRYAVLEYDEHTFDPTPLAEVLNNPKDPRYRRIQEQIEAGIITEATSIEDLKTKTNRYRYVGDILRHWATGAWRRAWSLQEDWGLDHVPGTRDSLEGDGVPELIRWDDKAGWRAYGFYTNWDLTGKVTWRLSPSVKILVPFSFNERRFRNYDFWYSFGEKGRHIVTDRTERQGIFLTHQLTPRMFYELRASRFWKFRKYRVYGINDHELTPGHADLFQQVLPGADFGPQEYPSPTTHGGFYDDLVFVRYDTLPNGRIKHVYYGSPTQYWTRNYQQTWQLQGAVTWQIHRNHQVKTGFDYKRHDLWFLEVQHPYIANPYPEYYYTHPIEASAYIQDKMEFQSFIVNAGLRWDFADSKGRAWREWNDPTSGVVQGKKKWQISPRLGIGYPITDRATFHFAYGHFFQVPDYRDLYTNQTLNLNSPLPLFGWANMDAARTIQYEIGVDQQIGEDWKLSVAAWAKENNGDPGSFRLTGFDPDSLGLYSYSIITNSDFGSSRGLDIALHKRLSHYYFMDVEYTWSVAKANKYYSWAGYWEGDTEQSRPKREYLMPWDRTHVIDAAFGFALPPGGGPKLLGWRPLQNMTYQFIVRAGSGYPYTPTVGGQALEPNTARRPWMFTIDAVFRKDFLIGRNLRVGILARVYNLLDRKNVLEVYSETGSPTDPGPYMSRTATSTYYDRPHHFGSRRFIDLGLRMEFR; via the coding sequence GTGAGAAGAGCCGGAACAATTGCTGCAGGTGTGGTCCTGCTTTACCTGCTGACGGTCCCATGCCTGATGGCTGGGACGACGGGGAAGATTGAGGGGATTGTGCGTGATCGCCAAACCGGGGAGCCTCTGCCCGGGGTAAACGTGATCCTCGAGCAGACGACTCTTGGAGCCGCCACGGACCAGCGCGGCTACTTCTTCATCATCAACGTACCCCCCGGCATCTACAACGTGACCGCGCGAATGATCGGATACGCAACGACCACCGTGCGTGGGGTTCGGGTCACGGTTGACCTCACCACCCGGGTCAATTTTGAGCTCGAGCCCACCGTGGTGGATCTCGGGCGGGAGATCATTGTGGAGGCCGAACGCCCCCTGATTCAACCCGAGGTGACAGCCAAGCGTAATGTGTACACGGCCGAGATGATCACCAACATGCCGGTGAATACCGTGCAGGACATCATGACCCTCTCCTCTGGCATCATCCAGATGGAGGGATACCAGAACAAGATCGCGGGATTTGACGCGCGCGGTCTCGATCAGACCCACGTGCGGGGAGGACGCAGCGGCCAGATCGCGTACATGATCGACGGCGTGTACGTGGAGGATGCGATCTACGCCGGAATGGGTACGCAAGTAAACCGCGAGGCAATTGACGAGCTGACGGTAATCACCGGCGCTTTTGACGCCGAGTACGGGGAGGCCCAGTCCGCGGTGGTCAACATCGTCACCAAGGAAGGTGCTTCTCGCTTCAGCTCGATGCTCGAAGTGAACTCGGGCGAGGTCGCGGGTTGGATGGGAAGCGAGCGTGACGACCTCCGCAACGCCCATCAAGCCCTTGCCTCCGTAAGCGGCCCATTGCCATTCGTGAAGGGGCTAAGCTTCTTCCTCTCAGGAGAGCAAGCCTACCGCCGCTACGCCGTCCTCGAATACGATGAGCATACCTTCGACCCCACCCCTCTGGCCGAGGTGCTGAACAATCCCAAGGACCCGCGTTACCGCCGCATTCAGGAACAGATCGAGGCGGGAATCATCACGGAGGCGACCAGCATCGAGGATCTCAAGACGAAGACCAACAGGTATCGGTATGTCGGTGACATCCTCCGTCACTGGGCCACTGGCGCATGGAGAAGGGCGTGGTCGCTGCAGGAGGACTGGGGCTTAGACCACGTTCCCGGCACACGCGACAGCCTGGAAGGGGACGGGGTGCCCGAGCTCATCCGCTGGGACGACAAAGCAGGCTGGCGAGCGTACGGATTTTACACCAACTGGGACCTCACGGGTAAAGTGACGTGGCGCCTTTCGCCTTCCGTCAAGATTCTTGTGCCCTTCAGCTTCAACGAACGGAGGTTCCGTAACTACGACTTCTGGTACAGCTTCGGCGAGAAGGGGCGTCACATCGTTACGGATCGCACGGAACGACAGGGCATCTTTCTTACCCACCAGCTAACCCCGCGAATGTTCTACGAACTGCGTGCGTCACGTTTCTGGAAGTTCCGCAAGTACCGGGTGTACGGGATCAATGACCACGAGCTGACCCCCGGCCATGCCGACCTGTTCCAGCAGGTATTGCCTGGAGCCGACTTTGGCCCCCAGGAGTATCCTTCCCCGACCACCCACGGCGGCTTCTACGATGACCTTGTTTTCGTCCGTTACGACACCCTCCCCAATGGGCGAATCAAGCACGTCTACTACGGCTCGCCCACGCAGTACTGGACAAGGAACTACCAGCAGACCTGGCAGTTGCAGGGCGCTGTCACGTGGCAGATCCATCGCAATCATCAGGTGAAGACGGGGTTCGACTACAAGCGCCACGACCTGTGGTTCCTGGAGGTTCAGCACCCGTACATCGCTAACCCCTATCCGGAGTACTATTACACCCATCCCATTGAGGCTTCGGCCTATATTCAGGACAAGATGGAATTTCAGTCTTTTATCGTGAACGCCGGCTTGAGATGGGACTTCGCCGATTCCAAAGGACGCGCCTGGCGCGAATGGAATGATCCGACCTCGGGAGTGGTTCAAGGAAAGAAAAAGTGGCAGATCAGTCCGCGCTTAGGCATCGGCTATCCCATCACCGACCGGGCGACCTTCCACTTCGCCTACGGCCATTTCTTCCAGGTGCCCGACTATCGCGATCTGTACACGAACCAGACCCTCAACCTGAACTCCCCATTGCCCTTGTTCGGCTGGGCGAACATGGACGCTGCGCGCACGATCCAGTACGAAATCGGCGTGGACCAGCAGATCGGCGAAGACTGGAAGCTTTCGGTTGCGGCCTGGGCGAAAGAGAACAACGGTGACCCGGGAAGCTTCCGTCTCACCGGGTTTGACCCTGACAGCCTCGGCCTGTACAGCTACTCGATCATCACCAATTCCGACTTCGGGAGCTCCCGCGGGCTCGACATCGCGCTGCACAAACGGTTGAGCCATTATTACTTCATGGATGTGGAGTACACCTGGTCCGTGGCAAAGGCCAACAAGTACTACTCCTGGGCCGGCTATTGGGAGGGAGACACGGAGCAGTCCCGTCCGAAGCGGGAGTATCTGATGCCGTGGGACCGGACGCACGTGATCGACGCGGCCTTCGGTTTCGCCTTGCCGCCCGGTGGGGGGCCCAAACTGCTTGGCTGGCGTCCTTTGCAGAACATGACCTATCAGTTCATCGTCCGGGCGGGAAGTGGTTATCCCTATACACCTACGGTTGGCGGGCAGGCTCTGGAGCCCAACACGGCGCGGCGACCCTGGATGTTCACCATTGATGCGGTCTTCCGAAAGGATTTCCTCATCGGACGCAACCTGCGCGTCGGCATCTTGGCCAGGGTGTACAATTTGCTTGACCGAAAGAACGTACTGGAAGTGTACTCCGAGACCGGCAGTCCGACCGACCCAGGTCCCTATATGAGCCGAACGGCCACAAGCACATATTACGATCGTCCGCATCATTTCGGGTCCCGTCGCTTCATCGACCTTGGGCTGCGTATGGAGTTCAGGTAG